One Vairimorpha necatrix chromosome 7, complete sequence DNA segment encodes these proteins:
- a CDS encoding ATP-dependent RNA helicase SKI2-like, which yields MNAKKNYKEVTHSINVDKNWIPKDYAEVVDESILNISFTPDNFQKQSFYFLSKQESVFVAAHTSAGKTLVAEYAICLSEKSNLRTIYTSPIKALSNQKYYDFKQKFDDVGIITGDVQVNPSANCLIMTTEILRNLIYKNNDILHNTRYIVFDEVHYINDQERGVVWEECIIMMPKHITLVLLSATIPNSKEFSDWVGRTNNRIIYIMSTDKRPVPLEHLIYSDREVYSISDQPNVKPLSNIKTKIIPYAKKNTPTGRFRVLELANFVVRKKLVPSIFFCFSRRKCETLLEELSSLDLTTIKEKKDINEFLRKALEQLPEVDRSLPQVLKLKKYASLGIMIHHGALLPFIKECVEILFSLNLIKILIATETFAMGVNMPAKCVAFLSLSKIDGDNFRNLTTGEYTQMSGRAGRRGMDRIGTVLIADEKVPSLHSIKRVIEGTPISLNSQFRLSFGLILIALRSNVKVEDLMKKSYKEHFKQKNENKDLYNLVELETISEPDCEDIISYVKILKFIAESNKKLLMKYKLAKENDFVLLYNNDVVQIKNINEDGSCTVIKQENQDIENLVAQLNLKNNLLMSEELLRLPHTIYQASKLSKFKISEIFCILKDGKPWFDYELKNVEDFLLLKKLKESYDHLTKLKCMNCEHFVEHYVNTVQFLSAQEEIARIKLKYSINNLDMIDEYNNRIKFLVKNNFFDEHVTLKGRVAAEIRTVNEILSTEMIFDNEFKNFSPEIIVSLFSSMIFEEEIDEFKYSDELDEGVSRLLYHFEKLSKDIDDFFIPPFKLLNFSIMQAVLDWCHKESLQSIVNKYQISEGSFVRLILRLDECCREMVNATILIGDKDLENKFEEASKLLKRDIVFLPSLYL from the coding sequence ATgaatgcaaaaaaaaattataaagaagtCACACATTCTATAAATGTAGACAAAAACTGGATACCAAAAGACTACGCCGAAGTTGTAGATGAATCAATTCTTAACATTTCTTTTACTCCCGATAATTTTCAGAAACagtctttttattttttatcaaaacaaGAATCTGTTTTCGTTGCTGCTCACACAAGCGCAGGAAAGACTTTGGTGGCCGAGTACGCCATTTGTTTATcagaaaaatcaaatttaagaACAATTTATACAAGTCCAATTAAAGCACTGAGCAATCAAAAGTACTACGATTTTAAGCAGAAATTTGATGATGTGGGAATTATCACTGGAGATGTACAAGTCAATCCGTCAGCAAATTGCCTAATTATGACCACTGAAATTCttagaaatttaatttataaaaataacgACATTTTACACAATACTAGATACATTGTATTTGATGAAGTACATTACATCAATGACCAAGAAAGAGGGGTAGTATGGGAAGAATGTATAATAATGATGCCTAAACACATCACTCTAGTACTTCTTAGTGCTACTATTCCAAATTCTAAAGAATTCAGTGATTGGGTAGGCAGAACAAATAATcgaataatttatattatgtcAACAGACAAAAGACCTGTTCCTTTAGAACACTTGATTTATTCGGACAGAGAAGTTTACTCAATTTCCGATCAACCAAATGTAAAGCctttatcaaatataaaaaccaAGATTATTCCCTACGCAAAGAAAAATACGCCGACTGGCCGATTTAGAGTTCTAGAGTTAGCAAATTTTGTAGTAAGAAAAAAGTTGGTCCCGTCAATATTTTTCTGCTTTTCTAGACGGAAATGCGAAACTTTACTCGAAGAATTGAGCAGCTTGGATTTGACgactataaaagaaaaaaaagatatcaACGAATTTCTACGTAAGGCTCTAGAGCAACTACCCGAAGTGGATAGATCTTTGCCACAAGTACTTAAGCTGAAGAAATACGCAAGTTTAGGCATAATGATCCATCATGGTGCTCTTCTGccttttataaaagaatgtgtagaaattttattttctttgaatttgataaaaattttaatagcCACAGAAACTTTTGCTATGGGCGTGAATATGCCCGCGAAATGTGTAGCTTTTCTTTCTCTCAGCAAAATTGACGGCgataattttagaaatttgaCTACTGGCGAATACACGCAAATGAGTGGCAGAGCGGGAAGAAGAGGAATGGATAGAATTGGAACTGTATTAATCGCCGATGAAAAGGTCCCGAGCCTTCATTCCATTAAAAGAGTCATAGAGGGTACTCCTATTTCTCTAAATAGTCAATTCAGACTTAGTTTCGGTCTAATTCTCATAGCTTTACGATCGAATGTAAAAGTAGAAgatttaatgaaaaaaagcTACAAAGaacattttaaacaaaaaaacgaaaacaAAGATTTGTACAACCTCGTAGAACTAGAAACAATTAGCGAACCAGATTGTGAAGATATAATTtcttatgtaaaaattttaaaatttattgccgagtcaaataaaaagcttctaatgaaatataaactaGCAAAAGAAAATGATTTTGTTTTGCTTTACAACAATGACGTtgttcaaataaaaaacatcaatGAAGACGGATCGTGTACCGTCataaaacaagaaaatcaagatattgaaaatttggTCGcccaattaaatttaaaaaataatttgctGATGAGCGAGGAATTGTTAAGACTTCCCCATACAATTTATCAAGCATCAAAATTGAGTAAATTTAAGATTTCCGAAATTTTTTGCATTCTTAAAGATGGCAAGCCTTGGTTCGATTACGAACTAAAAAATgtagaagattttttattattaaaaaaattgaaagaATCTTACGACCATcttacaaaattaaaatgtatGAATTGTGAGCATTTTGTAGAACATTATGTTAACACTGTACAATTTTTATCAGCTCAAGAAGAAATTGCAAGAATAAAACTCAAGTATagtattaataatttggaTATGATCGACGAATATAACAATAGAATCAAGTttcttgtaaaaaataatttttttgatgaaCACGTGACTCTTAAAGGAAGAGTTGCGGCCGAAATACGAACagtaaatgaaattttatctactgaaatgatttttgataatgaatttaaaaatttttcgcCTGAAATTATAGTTTCACTTTTTTCAAGTATGATATTTGAAGAAGAAATCGAcgaatttaaatattccgACGAACTGGACGAAGGAGTTTCTCGCCTTCTTTAtcattttgaaaaattatcgAAAGACATTgacgatttttttattccgccgtttaaattattaaatttctcAATAATGCAAGCAGTTTTAGACTGGTGCCACAAAGAATCCTTGCAAAGCATTGTCAACAAGTATCAAATTTCTGAAGGATCTTTTGTAAGATTAATTCTCAGATTAGACGAATGTTGCAGAGAAATGGTCAATGCGACGATTTTAATCGGAGATAaagatttagaaaataaattcgAAGAAGCTTCTAAGCTTTTAAAAAGagatattgtatttttaccgagtttatatttataa
- a CDS encoding acyltransferase translates to MAVEKIKKLGNIMIFTLIMIYYIEGLILLVLLMLCFSILQIKHGRRLLKRIWMHLTLSALSYLFPKPIFICYNPKIMNKSKNIIISNHLSEFDWLMILTSLIRLERFKNICIVLKDSLQSIPLLGYGMKYFGYIFLNRRIEVDREIIKTGIERLKDNGNFDLLIFPEGTYLDSESIQVTKKYIKKNPCLIDGRDFVPSEVLLPHVTGFDIIRESLNGNADGVIDITLLINPYKKYPQDFYTYLKCLTDFQDRINFVIFLDYVEDFNDVDFIFRKFKEKDHMIKKYKKLEIGEIKSQEEFMIVAKKLEKHTKDCVFDAIFIQSDWSPFFYVFFIFLNLLGLYIAKK, encoded by the coding sequence atggcggttgaaaaaattaagaaactTGGAAATATCAtgatttttactttaatCATGATATACTACATAGAAGGCCTAATCTTACTAGTTTTATTAATGTTGtgtttttcaatattacaaataaaacatgGTAGAAGACTTTTGAAACGTATTTGGATGCATCTTACCTTATCCGCTTTGTCTTACCTTTTTCCTAAACCAATTTTCATTTGTTACAACCCGAAAATAATGaacaaatcaaaaaatattattatttcaaaCCACCTATCGGAATTCGACTGGCTGATGATCCTGACGAGTCTTATTAGACTGGAAagattcaaaaatatttgtattgttttaaaagaCAGTCTACAGAGCATTCCTCTACTTGGGTATGGAATGAAATATTTCggatatatttttttaaatcgaAGAATCGAAGTAGACAGAGAAATCATAAAAACAGGAATAGAAAGATTAAAAGACAATGGAAATTTCGATCTTCTCATTTTTCCTGAGGGAACATATCTGGATTCTGAAAGTATTCAGgtgacaaaaaaatatataaaaaaaaatccttGTTTAATTGACGGACGGGACTTCGTCCCATCAGAAGTTTTATTACCACACGTAACTGGTTTTGATATAATAAGAGAATCATTAAATGGGAATGCAGATGGAGTTATAGACATAACTTTATTGATAAAtccatataaaaaatatccgcaagatttttatacatatttaaaatgtttaacaGATTTTCAAGACAGAattaattttgtaatatttttggACTATGTGGAAGATTTTAATGAcgttgattttattttcagaaaattcaaagaaaaagaccatatgattaaaaaatacaaaaaattagaaattggagaaataaaaagtcAAGAAGAATTTATGATTGTAGCGAAAAAACTCGAAAAACATACGAAAGATTGTGTTTTTGAtgcaatttttatacaatcaGATTGGAGtccttttttttacgttttttttatatttttaaacttatTAGGACTTTatattgcaaaaaaataa
- a CDS encoding Ercc1-like DNA excision repair protein, whose translation MIKINKKQYANNVISYLTDSSYSFIEDISTDYEINNTISVLFLSLRFHCTKPEYIYKRLNKLKPYKLSIVLLYVDSENFSSTLLELYDKLDATIILGFSNEECARYLKGLDINQNRSINVIRRKEESYETFLTSWPKINTTDSACILKNYHNLKDFFNNLEKDVKNISGIGNTKTSLLKKYYDMNFKEE comes from the coding sequence ATgatcaaaattaataaaaaacaatacgCTAATAACGTTATTTCATATTTGACAGATTCTtcatattcttttatagaAGACATATCGACAGATtatgaaattaataatacgATAtcagttttatttttatctctAAGATTTCATTGTACAAAACCAgagtatatttataagagactaaataaattaaaaccGTATAAATTGAGTATTGTTCTGTTATATGTAGATTctgaaaatttttcatcTACACTTTTAGAGTTGTACGATAAACTTGACGCGACAATCATTTTGGGATTTTCTAATGAGGAATGTGCgagatatttaaaaggATTGGATATTAATCAAAATAGATCTATTAATGTAATTAGAAGAAAAGAAGAATCATATGAAACATTCTTAACTTCTTGGCCGAAAATCAACACAACGGATTCGGCctgtattttaaaaaattatcataatttgaaagattttttcaataatctTGAAAAAGATGTCAAAAACATTTCTGGTATTGGAAATACAAAGACAAGTTTGcttaagaaatattatgaCATGAACTTCAAAGAAGAATGA
- a CDS encoding mechanosensitive channel of small conductance (MscS1A): MNENFNWFENDIDAELEEFEQSEYKRSTFSFLFDLLSSQIGYVLLFFVGLRIIYFVFRMSNLSLFGIDFFILLNNSIFILGSFVFIYVLVKCTVYVCLNVRVNSMLEFILGSYRLIILSIWSLVNLSWFKANMNDVLGCYYYLRAFFASVLVTSIAYNITSVIMIFFDRYFVNQTLKAKINDVEKTEKIISSMKTFRYEIGSSSSVGSQNCPCQDIYCYDMSSSSHLDNLNDRSLEDLDIQKTYLDIPEPELHSISDAKTLAKDVFVKASGNGKSLTVDEFNTIFANPQTAINAFFYFDNGIDKSIKMKTFHDTIMTFYMERIYLEKSVRRAEEFVSIIGTFFNVFVFFILCLIYLILFGAPLKELLALALSSALALNFIASGMATDQYYNFMMLLSHQFDVGDEVIVDGDEYKVYTFGLTSTSLLCENGGKVKFLNSELWKKKLINMTRAPEKILVFKFSLNPNISHFDFSALKLEIHNYVVSKRFDFLDTFSLQAESEKNTSIENLECSLILKCKTFKNKTKKFNLRVETTHFLNEIIKKYAN; encoded by the coding sequence ATGaatgaaaatttcaatTGGTTTGAAAATGATATCGATGCGGAACTAGAGGAATTCGAACAAAGTGAATACAAAAGAAGCACATTTTCATTCTTGTTTGATTTACTCTCCAGCCAAATAGGTTATGTattgttgttttttgtAGGATTaagaattatatattttgtctTTAGAATGTCTAATTTAAGTCTTTTCGGTATagatttcttcattttgtTAAACaatagtatttttatattgggTTCGttcgtttttatttatgttttagtAAAATGCACTGTCTATGTTTGTTTAAATGTCAGAGTGAATTCAATGTTGGAATTCATTCTTGGAAGTTATAGATTAATCATCTTATCAATATGGAGCCTTGTAAATCTATCTTGGTTTAAAGCAAATATGAACGACGTATTAGGttgttattattatttaagaGCGTTTTTTGCATCTGTTCTAGTAACATCAATTGCATACAATATAACATCTGTAATAATGATCTTTTTTGATAGATATTTCGTCAATCAAACATTAAAagcaaaaattaatgatgTAGAAAAAactgaaaaaataatatcatcAATGAAAACTTTCAGATATGAGATAGGCTCCTCTAGTAGTGTCGGAAGTCAAAATTGTCCATGTCAGgatatttattgttatgATATGTCTTCAAGTTCACATTTGGATAATTTAAACGACCGGAGTTTAGAAGATTTAgatatacaaaaaacatatttggATATTCCAGAGCCAGAGTTACACAGTATTTCTGATGCCAAAACATTGGCTAAAGACGTATTCGTCAAAGCAAGTGGAAATGGTAAATCTCTTACAGTTGATGAATTTAATACTATTTTTGCAAATCCACAGACAGCAATTAATgcattcttttattttgataacGGAATTGacaaatctataaaaatgaaaactTTTCATGATACTATAATGACTTTTTATATGGAAAGAATATATCTTGAAAAAAGTGTTCGCCGTGCAGAAGAATTCGTTTCAATTATTGGAACATTTTTTAAcgtttttgtttttttcattctTTGCCTAATTTATCTGATATTATTCGGAGCTCCGCTAAAAGAATTATTGGCACTTGCACTAAGTAGTGCTTTggctttaaattttattgcaAGTGGTATGGCTACAGATCAATATTATAACTTTATGATGTTACTAAGTCATCAATTTGATGTGGGAGATGAAGTAATAGTCGATGGCGATGAATATAAAGTATACACATTCGGATTGACTAGCACGTCATTATTGTGCGAGAATGGAGGCAAAGTGAAATTCCTTAATTCGGAATTAtggaagaagaaattaattaatatgACAAGAGCTcctgaaaaaatattagtgtttaaattttctctgAATCCTAACATTTCgcattttgatttttcgGCGTTGAAACTAGAAATCCATAATTATGTAGTTTCTAAAAGATTTGATTTTCTTGATACTTTCTCATTGCAAGCAGAAtctgaaaaaaatacaagtattgaaaatttagaatGTTCTCTAATCCTGAAATgcaaaacatttaaaaacaaaactaAGAAATTTAATCTTAGAGTCGAAACAACACACTTTTTGAATgagattattaaaaaatatgcaaattaa
- a CDS encoding Integrator complex subunit 11 (INT11) — protein MKIIPLGAGQDVGRSCIIVNVEGRTVMFDCGMHMGFNDQRRFPDFSVLSKTGDYNKLIDCIIISHFHLDHTGALPFFTEICKFDGPIYMTKPTKAVIPLLLEDFRKISSPKTVDGNFFTYTDILNCMKKIITINFNETYKHDDDFYITPYYAGHVIGAAMFHIKVGNRSIVYTGDYNMTPDRHLGAASIPCLKPDLLITESTYGSITRDCRKSKEREFFKAVLDCVTNGGKVLIPIFALGRAQELCLLLDSHWERMNLKVPIYFSGGLTEKANNIYKQFVSYTNETIKNSAINYNVFEFKNISTFQKHFLDLNTPMVLFASPGMLHSGMSLKVFKEWCSDPKNLVIIPGYCVKGTVGDKVLNGDSEIEILGEVKHINIKVKNLAFSAHADAQGILNLIDMCKPKNVMLVHGEKSRINILKKTIEDKFNIPVFKPENGTCINIPKDDLIRLRFKGENLEKFYKNNLHKQQVALKFRINKRKEGENFLEVSECENIINDAE, from the coding sequence ATGAAAATCATTCCATTGGGTGCGGGTCAAGATGTAGGCAGATCTTGTATTATTGTTAATGTAGAAGGTAGAACTGTTATGTTTGATTGTGGTATGCACATGGGGTTTAATGATCAAAGAAGATTTCCAGATTTTTCTGTATTAAGTAAAACTGGCgattataataaacttaTAGATTGTATCATTATTTCTCATTTTCATTTGGACCACACGGGGGCTCTGCCTTTTTTTACtgaaatttgtaaatttgaTGGTCCAATATACATGACAAAACCAACCAAAGCCGTTATACCATTATTATTAGAAGATTTCAGGAAGATCTCGTCCCCTAAAACCGTAGAtggtaatttttttacttatacagatattttaaattgtatgaaaaaaattataactataaattttaatgaaaCTTATAAACACGAcgatgatttttatatcacGCCATACTATGCAGGCCACGTTATAGGGGCAGCTATGTTCCACATTAAGGTGGGTAACAGGAGTATTGTTTATACTGGTGATTATAATATGACGCCCGATAGACACTTAGGAGCCGCTTCTATTCCATGTTTAAAACCAGATTTACTTATTACAGAATCCACATATGGTTCAATTACTAGAGATTGTAGAAAATCCAAGGAGCGAGAATTTTTCAAAGCTGTGTTAGACTGTGTAACAAACGGCGGAAAAGTTCTTATTCCCATTTTTGCTTTAGGACGTGCTCAAGAACTTTGTCTCTTACTTGATTCGCACTGGGAAAGAATGAACTTGAAAGTtccaatatatttttcaggAGGTTTAACTGAAAAAgcaaataatatttacaaacaaTTTGTAAGCTACACAAATgaaactataaaaaatagtgctataaattataatgtatttgagtttaaaaatatttctaccTTCCagaaacattttttagatttaaataCTCCTATGGTACTTTTTGCCTCGCCCGGAATGTTACATTCAGGCATGTCGCTTAAAGTTTTCAAAGAATGGTGTTCAGATCCTAAAAATCTTGTAATAATTCCTGGATATTGTGTTAAAGGAACAGTGGGCGACAAGGTTTTAAATGGAGATAGTGAAATAGAAATATTGGGAGAAgtaaaacatattaatataaaagttaaaaatttagcaTTTAGTGCTCACGCAGATGCACAAggcattttaaatttgattgaCATGTGTAAACCAAAAAATGTAATGTTAGTTCATGGAGAAAAATCaagaattaatattttaaaaaagacaattgaagataaatttaacattCCTGTATTTAAACCAGAAAATGGTACATGTATAAATATTCCCAAAGATGATCTTATTAGATTGAGATTTAAAGGtgaaaatttagaaaaattttacaaaaataactTGCACAAACAACAAGTAGCACTGAAATTcagaattaataaaagaaaagaagGCGAGAATTTTTTGGAAGTTTCTGAGTGtgaaaatatcataaatgacgcggaataa
- a CDS encoding proteasome subunit RPT5 (RPT5) gives MSIEELKKYDADVENRSLEEIVERTKLINSETRILQSRVNNIKHDTATKSAQVAENMEKIRINKQLPYLVGNVVEVFDEGNGVVNTSTRITSYLPMLGLVNENELKPGELVALHKETNIIFEKLPPNYDTKVKAMELDTKPDETYEDIGGLERQIEELNEAIVLPLTHPERFARLKIKPPKGVLMYGPPGTGKTLMARACASKTNATFLKLAGPQLVQMYIGDGARLVRDAFALAKEKAPTIIFIDEIDAIGTKRVASDKTGDREVQRTMLELLNQLDGFTSHDNVKIIAATNRVDILDPALLRSGRLDRKIEFPLPNSEGRKRILQIHSRKMNIENNVNFDELSRSTEGFNGAQCKAVCVEAGMAALRKDKNQISQNDFMDGILEVLARKKSKLVYFT, from the coding sequence ATGAGTATCgaagaattaaagaaatatgaCGCTGATGTAGAAAATAGAAGCCTGGAAGAAATAGTTGAAAGAacaaaattgataaattctGAGACAAGAATCCTTCAAAGCAGagtaaataatataaaacatgaCACTGCTACCAAGTCAGCTCAAGTTGCTGAAAATATGGAGAAAATTAGGATAAATAAACAACTTCCTTATCTAGTTGGAAATGTAGTGGAAGTATTTGATGAAGGAAATGGCGTCGTAAATACGTCCACTAGAATCACGTCTTATTTGCCTATGTTGGGCTTGGTGAATGAAAACGAATTAAAACCTGGGGAACTAGTGGCGCTTCATAAGGAaactaatattatttttgagaAATTACCTCCAAATTATGACACTAAGGTCAAGGCCATGGAGTTGGACACTAAGCCCGATGAGACTTATGAGGACATAGGAGGGCTAGAAAGACAAATAGAAGAACTAAATGAAGCCATCGTTCTTCCCCTTACGCACCCAGAAAGATTTGCCAGATTGAAAATTAAACCTCCAAAAGGTGTGCTCATGTACGGGCCGCCCGGAACAGGGAAAACTTTAATGGCAAGAGCGTGTGCGAGTAAAACAAATGCgacatttttaaagttgGCCGGACCTCAATTAGTCCAAATGTACATTGGAGATGGCGCGAGATTAGTAAGAGACGCATTTGCACTAGCCAAAGAAAAGGCTCCTactatcatttttatagatgaAATAGACGCCATTGGTACAAAGAGAGTTGCTTCTGATAAAACAGGAGACAGAGAAGTCCAAAGAACTATGTTggaattattaaatcaaCTTGACGGCTTCACATCTCACGATAATGTCAAAATTATCGCGGCGACAAACCGAGTCGACATTCTCGACCCTGCACTTTTGAGAAGTGGAAGATTAGATCGTAAAATCGAATTCCCTTTGCCAAATTCAGAAGgaagaaaaagaattttacaaattcattctagaaaaatgaatattgaaaataatgTAAACTTTGACGAATTGTCAAGGAGTACTGAAGGATTTAATGGCGCACAATGTAAAGCAGTGTGTGTTGAAGCAGGAATGGCGGCCTTAAGGAAAgacaaaaatcaaatttcccaaaatgattttatgGATGGAATATTGGAAGTTTTAGCCAGAAAGAAATCTAAACTTGTTTACTTTACTTGa
- a CDS encoding exosome complex component RRP4 produces the protein MNYKLPGETICDADEFIKGHGTQIKNDQLLSSYFGIPKNINKLVTVVPKMFYRYTPEIGDVVIGRVTSIYNKKWKIEMNCISETTLNLSSINLPGVTQRRKLECDEIMMREFFNIDDLLVAEIQKVNKSGSVSLHTRNEKYRKLEKGVLIKMAASNVPIVKTRFLNFSDVEIIIGCNAYIWIAPLQDSLETTKRVFTVANYLKDCISKMKIPNFDKIF, from the coding sequence ATGAACTACAAGTTGCCCGGTGAAACAATCTGCGACGCAGATGAATTTATCAAAGGGCATGGTACGCAAATTAAAAACGACCAACTACTTTCATCATATTTTGGAATAccaaaaaacattaataaaCTTGTTACTGTTGTGCCGAAAATGTTTTACAGATACACGCCGGAAATAGGCGATGTTGTCATAGGAAGAGTAACaagtatatataataaaaaatggaaaatagAAATGAATTGCATTTCAGAAACTActctaaatttatcatcTATAAATCTGCCTGGTGTAACTCAAAGAAGAAAACTTGAATGCGACGAAATAATGATGCgcgaattttttaatattgacGATTTATTAGTAGCCGAAATAcaaaaagtaaataaaagtGGATCTGTAAGTTTACATACACGAAAcgaaaaatatagaaaactCGAAAAAGGAgtcttaataaaaatggcTGCATCAAATGTTCCAATAGTAAAAAcaagatttttaaatttttctgatgtagaaataattattgGGTGCAATGCCTACATTTGGATAGCACCATTGCAAGATTCCTTAGAAACAACTAAACGTGTTTTTACTGTAgcaaattatttaaaagattgcatttcaaaaatgaaaataccaaattttgataaaatattttaa
- a CDS encoding exocyst subunit EXO70 family protein: MSKTNQINTPDLIGKIEHKKKNFQEEIQKILKTSENLDKIIKKIYKTVELTQMDATEKFKSFIEPKKNLDELSNFYEIFIQCDNDFHEIKNKKIQITNLDQAIENLENCRILCKNKKSLNFYDNILIVKKLLQENEEFLTSTIFKFEIVFFKNLWENKDTEKLSKISEFLMEQENNKDFLSKYSNELFNKVSYRDIEFNKSKLLERSSNIDGYLDEINNYNIKVLGEKYGQSINLGLNKILIINLTKIIGDNLQVIEREEKLEDVPFLMELNNNLKHNEEKRIKEVESLFVFKDPINKIICNIFITYGDDVNRLDRPNKYCDVEHLALNLRRALDSMNRYKILTNVFLRNYGPMFKIKTLDECNETFTKMLMIKILKFSETLPDLKKYIYLINNLYTLQNYIKPDLRNKIQDSIDNVVNTFKTELQKRNTDKLTSFIDSNIDAFKTYYLPDEIRIKVINFFKKYIWEEIAKKDYKGNIDILNDSINNMFIGK; this comes from the coding sequence ATGTCAAAAACAAATCAAATCAACACACCCGACCTAATCGGCAAAATTGAacacaaaaagaaaaattttcaggaagaaattcaaaaaattttaaaaacatcagaaaatttagacaaaataataaaaaaaatttacaaaacaGTCGAGCTCACGCAAATGGACGCCactgaaaaatttaaatcttttattgaaccaaaaaaaaatttagacgAATTGTCTAATTTCTACGAAATTTTCATACAATGCGACAATGATTTTcatgaaattaaaaataaaaaaattcaaattacaaatttagaTCAAGctattgaaaatttagaaaattgtAGAATTttgtgtaaaaataaaaaatcactaaatttttatgataatattttaatagtaaaaaaattattacaagaaaatgaagaatttttaacttctacaatttttaagtttgagattgtgttttttaaaaatctttggGAAAACAAAGACACCGAAAAGTTGAGTAAAATTTCGGAATTTCTAATGGAACAAGAAAACAACAAAGATTTCCTTAGTAAATATTCTAATGAACTATTTAATAAGGTCTCTTATAGAGACATAGAATTCAATAAATCGAAATTACTTGAGAGATCTTCGAATATTGACGGGTACCTGGacgaaataaataattacaaCATTAAAGTACTAGGAGAAAAATATGGACAAAGTATAAATTTAGGactaaataaaatcttaataataaatttaacaaaGATAATTGGCGACAATTTACAAGTAATAGAAAGGGAAGAGAAACTTGAAGATGTGCCATTTTTAATggaattaaataataatttgaaACACAATGAAGAAAAGAGAATTAAAGAAGTGGAATCTTTATTCGTCTTTAAAGATcccataaataaaataatatgtaatatttttattacctACGGAGATGATGTTAACAGACTTGACAGGCCCAACAAATATTGCGACGTGGAACATTTGGCTTTAAACTTGAGAAGAGCTTTGGACTCAATGAATAGgtacaaaatattaacaaATGTATTTTTGAGAAATTATGGGCCGATGTTCAAAATCAAAACACTGGACGAATGTAACGAAACATTCACAAAAATGctaatgataaaaattttaaaattttctgaAACTTTGCCcgatctaaaaaaatatatttacttGATTAACAATTTGTATactttacaaaattatataaaaccTGACCTGAGGAATAAAATCCAAGATTCTATTGACAATGTAGtaaatacatttaaaaccgaattacaaaaaagaaacacAGACAAACTTACTTCGTTTATAGATTCAAATATTGATGCTTTTAAAACTTATTATTTGCCTGATGAGATCAGAATTAAagtcataaatttttttaaaaaatacatttggGAAGAAATAGCgaaaaaagattataaagGAAACATCGACATACTAAATGATAGTATAAATAACATGTTTAtaggaaaataa